From a single Phocoena sinus isolate mPhoSin1 chromosome 1, mPhoSin1.pri, whole genome shotgun sequence genomic region:
- the PDIK1L gene encoding serine/threonine-protein kinase PDIK1L isoform X1: MIAASPAPPPPLPPQQLHRPQTWLSDSDKRCSLPPGGAGARPPSSGCTSPRVRGKGPLTAGIPGPRGGRCTRRSTPATPHTCPQLETLTLKMVSSQPKYDLIREVGRGSYGVVYEAVIRKTSARVAVKKIRCHAPENVELALREFWALSSIKSQHPNVIHLEECILQKDGMVQKMSHGSNSSLYLQLVETSLKGEIAFDPRSAYYLWFVMDFCDGGDMNEYLLSRKPNRKTNTSFMLQLSSALAFLHKNQIIHRDLKPDNILISQSRLDTSDLEPTLKVADFGLSKVCSAFGQNPEEPVSVNKCFLSTACGTDFYMAPEVWEGHYTAKADIFALGIIIWAMLERITFIDTETKKELLGSYVKQGTEIVPVGEALLENPKMELLIPVKKKSMNGRMKQLIKEMLAANPQDRPDAFELELRLVQIAFKDSSWET; this comes from the exons ATGATCGCAGCCagccccgcgccgccgccgccgctgccaccTCAGCAACTGCACCGCCCGCAAACATGGCTCAGTGACTCTGACAAAAGGTGCAGCCTCCCTCCAGGCGGGGCGGGCGCCAGGCCTCCCAGCTCGGGCTGCACCTCCCCGCGGGTCCGCGGAAAAGGCCCGCTTACCGCAGGCATCCCAGGCCCGCGCGGAGGAAGATGCACCAGGCGTTCCACCCCAGCGACCCCGCATACCTGCCCGCAGCTCG AAACCTTGACCTTGAAGATGGTGAGTAGCCAGCCAAAGTACGATCTAATACGGGAGGTAGGCCGAGGTAGTTACGGTGTTGTATATGAAGCAGTCATCAGAAAGACCTCTGCACGGGTGGCAGTGAAGAAAATTCGATGCCATGCACCTGAAAATGTTGAACTAGCCCTGCGTGAGTTCTGGGCACTAAGCAGTATCAAGAGCCAGCATCCAAATGTGATTCACTTGGAGGAATGCATCCTACAAAAGGATGGGATGGTGCAAAAGATGTCCCACGGCTCTAATTCTTCCCTTTATTTACAG ctTGTAGAGACTTCACTAAAGGGAGAAATTGCCTTTGATCCCAGAAGCGCCTATTACTTGTGGTTTGTGATGGATTTTTGTGATGGAGGAGATATGAATGAGTATCTGTTGTCCAGGAAACCCAATCGTAAAACTAACACCAGCTTCATGCTTCAGCTGAGCAGTGCCCTGGCTTTCTTGCATAAAAACCAGATCATCCATCGAGATCTAAAGCCTGATAACATCCTGATTTCTCAGAGCCGGTTGGATACCAGTGACTTGGAACCCACACTGAAAGTGGCTGATTTTGGTCTAAGTAAAGTTTGTTCAGCATTTGGGCAGAATCCAGAAGAACCCGTCAGTGTAAACAAGTGTTTCCTTTCCACAGCGTGTGGAACAGATTTCTACATGGCTCCTGAAGTGTGGGAGGGACATTACACAGCAAAAGCTGACATCTTTGCTCTGGGGATTATCATCTGGGCAATGCTGGAAAGGATCACATTCATAgacacagagacaaagaaggaactCTTGGGGAGTTATGTAAAACAAGGAACTGAGATCGTGCCTGTTGGGGAGGCACttctggaaaatcccaaaatgGAACTTCTCATTCCTGTGAAGAAAAAGTCTATGAATGGGCGAATGAAACAACTGATTAAGGAAATGCTGGCTGCAAACCCTCAGGATCGTCCAGATGCTTTTGAACTAGAACTCAGATTAGTACAAATTGCATTTAAAGATAGCAGCTGGGAAACGTGA
- the PDIK1L gene encoding serine/threonine-protein kinase PDIK1L isoform X2, with protein sequence MVSSQPKYDLIREVGRGSYGVVYEAVIRKTSARVAVKKIRCHAPENVELALREFWALSSIKSQHPNVIHLEECILQKDGMVQKMSHGSNSSLYLQLVETSLKGEIAFDPRSAYYLWFVMDFCDGGDMNEYLLSRKPNRKTNTSFMLQLSSALAFLHKNQIIHRDLKPDNILISQSRLDTSDLEPTLKVADFGLSKVCSAFGQNPEEPVSVNKCFLSTACGTDFYMAPEVWEGHYTAKADIFALGIIIWAMLERITFIDTETKKELLGSYVKQGTEIVPVGEALLENPKMELLIPVKKKSMNGRMKQLIKEMLAANPQDRPDAFELELRLVQIAFKDSSWET encoded by the exons ATGGTGAGTAGCCAGCCAAAGTACGATCTAATACGGGAGGTAGGCCGAGGTAGTTACGGTGTTGTATATGAAGCAGTCATCAGAAAGACCTCTGCACGGGTGGCAGTGAAGAAAATTCGATGCCATGCACCTGAAAATGTTGAACTAGCCCTGCGTGAGTTCTGGGCACTAAGCAGTATCAAGAGCCAGCATCCAAATGTGATTCACTTGGAGGAATGCATCCTACAAAAGGATGGGATGGTGCAAAAGATGTCCCACGGCTCTAATTCTTCCCTTTATTTACAG ctTGTAGAGACTTCACTAAAGGGAGAAATTGCCTTTGATCCCAGAAGCGCCTATTACTTGTGGTTTGTGATGGATTTTTGTGATGGAGGAGATATGAATGAGTATCTGTTGTCCAGGAAACCCAATCGTAAAACTAACACCAGCTTCATGCTTCAGCTGAGCAGTGCCCTGGCTTTCTTGCATAAAAACCAGATCATCCATCGAGATCTAAAGCCTGATAACATCCTGATTTCTCAGAGCCGGTTGGATACCAGTGACTTGGAACCCACACTGAAAGTGGCTGATTTTGGTCTAAGTAAAGTTTGTTCAGCATTTGGGCAGAATCCAGAAGAACCCGTCAGTGTAAACAAGTGTTTCCTTTCCACAGCGTGTGGAACAGATTTCTACATGGCTCCTGAAGTGTGGGAGGGACATTACACAGCAAAAGCTGACATCTTTGCTCTGGGGATTATCATCTGGGCAATGCTGGAAAGGATCACATTCATAgacacagagacaaagaaggaactCTTGGGGAGTTATGTAAAACAAGGAACTGAGATCGTGCCTGTTGGGGAGGCACttctggaaaatcccaaaatgGAACTTCTCATTCCTGTGAAGAAAAAGTCTATGAATGGGCGAATGAAACAACTGATTAAGGAAATGCTGGCTGCAAACCCTCAGGATCGTCCAGATGCTTTTGAACTAGAACTCAGATTAGTACAAATTGCATTTAAAGATAGCAGCTGGGAAACGTGA